From Peromyscus maniculatus bairdii isolate BWxNUB_F1_BW_parent chromosome 8, HU_Pman_BW_mat_3.1, whole genome shotgun sequence, a single genomic window includes:
- the LOC143274466 gene encoding large ribosomal subunit protein eL37-like, which produces MTKGTSSFGKRRNKTHMLCRRCGSKAYHLQKSTCGKCGYPAKRKKKYNWSAKAKRRNTTGTGQMRHLKIVYRRFRHGFREGTTPKPKRAAVAASSSS; this is translated from the coding sequence ATGACGAAAGGGACATCATCCTTTGGAAAGCGTCGCAACAAGACGCACATGCTTTGCCGCCGCTGCGGCTCCAAGGCCTACCACCTTCAGAAGTCGACCTGTGGCAAGTGTGGCTACCCGGCCAAGCGCAAGAAAAAGTATAACTGGAGTGCGAAGGCTAAAAGACGAAACACTACCGGGACTGGGCAGATGAGGCACCTGAAAATTGTCTATCGAAGATTCAGACATGGATTCCGTGAAGGGACAACACCTAAACCCAAGAGGGCAGCTGTTGCAGCATCCAGTTCATCTTGA